The following are encoded in a window of Novosphingobium sp. ZN18A2 genomic DNA:
- a CDS encoding quinone-dependent dihydroorotate dehydrogenase translates to MSYALIRPAVFLLDPERAHRLSIAALKWMPRRAPAPGGGPLSTTVAGLAFPNPLGMAAGFDKDGEVPDAVLGLGFGFTEVGTVTPRPQPGNPKPRLFRLEEDRAVINRFGFNSGGGEAAAERLAARAGRLGIVGINIGANKESADRIADYAAMTRLMAPLASYLAVNISSPNTPGLRALQDEGALTGLLDAVLAARGEGGPPVFLKVAPDLEPADIDAISRIAIDRGLGALMVSNTTISRPPLQSRFAAETGGLSGAPLRDLAQQRLKDFRMATGGAIPLIGIGGITSGADAWERIRAGASLVQLYSAMVYQGPGIARRTLRDLEGLMRREGFKSVAEAVGTA, encoded by the coding sequence ATGAGTTACGCGCTGATCCGTCCCGCCGTCTTCCTGCTCGATCCCGAGCGGGCCCACCGCCTGTCGATTGCGGCGCTGAAGTGGATGCCCAGGCGCGCGCCCGCGCCCGGGGGCGGCCCGCTTTCCACAACGGTCGCCGGCCTGGCCTTTCCCAATCCGCTGGGGATGGCGGCGGGTTTCGACAAGGATGGCGAAGTGCCCGATGCAGTGCTGGGCCTGGGGTTCGGGTTTACCGAAGTCGGCACCGTCACGCCGCGCCCGCAGCCGGGCAATCCGAAGCCGCGCCTGTTCCGGCTGGAAGAAGACCGCGCGGTCATCAACCGCTTCGGCTTCAACAGCGGCGGGGGAGAGGCGGCGGCGGAACGGCTGGCGGCGCGCGCGGGGCGGCTCGGTATCGTTGGCATAAACATCGGGGCGAACAAGGAATCGGCGGATCGCATTGCCGATTATGCGGCGATGACGCGGCTGATGGCGCCGCTTGCCAGCTATCTTGCGGTGAATATCTCAAGCCCCAATACGCCGGGCCTGCGCGCGCTGCAGGACGAAGGCGCGCTGACCGGCCTTCTGGATGCGGTTCTGGCCGCGCGGGGCGAGGGCGGGCCGCCCGTTTTCCTGAAGGTCGCCCCCGATCTTGAGCCTGCCGATATCGATGCCATTTCGCGCATCGCGATCGATCGCGGGCTGGGCGCGCTGATGGTCAGCAACACCACGATTTCGCGTCCGCCGCTGCAATCGCGCTTTGCGGCGGAGACGGGCGGGCTTTCGGGCGCGCCCTTGCGCGATCTTGCGCAGCAGCGGCTGAAAGACTTCCGCATGGCGACGGGCGGGGCGATTCCGTTGATCGGGATTGGCGGCATAACGTCCGGCGCGGATGCATGGGAGCGCATCCGCGCCGGAGCCAGCCTCGTGCAACTGTACAGCGCCATGGTTTACCAAGGCCCCGGCATTGCCCGGCGTACCTT